From the genome of Oscillospiraceae bacterium:
ACCACGCGGGGCCTTGCATCCATCTGCCGGGAAGGTGTGGACGCTATCGGAAAGGCGCTCAAGGAACTGGAAAACGCGGGCTATATGGAGCGCCGCCAGCTTCGCGGCAAAGACGGGCGCATCTCGGATACCGAGTACACCATCTATGAGCTGCCGCGCAAGCCGCCGGGTACGCCTTTTCCGGATACGGATTCACCAGATACGGAAAAGCCGTATCTGGATAACCCGGATATGGGAAAACCGGATACGGAAAATCCCGCGCAATTAAATACTAAGGGAACTAATATCCCTAAAAAATCAAATATGTATGGATTAAATCCTTATCAATCCAATCCGGCAGACCGAAAACAAGAGGACGGTGCCCCGGCTGATTCGATGGATGCGACGGGCGCCTACCGCGAAATCATCAAAGAGAATATTTCCTACGACGTCCTGCGGCAGAGATGCGACCCGGAAAGGCTGGACGAAATCGTGGGCATCATGCTCGACACCGTGTGCAGCCGAAAAAAGGAAATCCGGATCGCCGGTGAGGACATGCCCGCCGAAATGGTGAAAAACAGACTTTTGAAGCTTGACGACAGCCACATCGAATACGTGCTGGAGTGTCTGGACAAGAACACCACCGATGTCCGCAATATCCGAAGTTATATTCTGACCGCGCTGTATCAGGCTCCGACCACCATCAGCAGCTATTATTCGGCGCTGGTCAATCACGACATGTACGGAAGCGGCCCGCCCGGACGGTAAACGTCCCGCGCGGGCTGTTTTCATGCCCGACAAAAATCGGAAAGGAGTAATTTTACCATGAAACGACCCCTCGCATACATCACCGCCCCGTGGGGCGGAAACGAAATTGAAAACACCGAGGACGCGGCAGGGTATTGCCGCAAGGTCTATGACGCAGGCTTTTCGCCTATCTGCCCGGTCCTGTTCCTGCCGCTTTTCCTCAACGACGCCATTCCGCAGGAGCACAAGGACGGCGTGGACATTGCCTGCAATTTTCTGCGCCGCGCCCATGTGCTGGTGGTCTGCGGCAGGAACGTGGACGAAACCGTGAAAAACGACATCGCTACGGCGGAACGGCTGCACATCACCGCCACCACGCTGGACGGCATTCTTACCGTCAAGGGACAGGGCCGGGAAAAAGACGCGGAAAAGGAGCGGAGATAACGTGCCGGACTATCAGAAAATGTACCACTCGCTGTTTAACGACGTGACCGACGCTATCTCAAAGCTCCAGCAGGCGCAGCAGAAAACCGAGGAAATGTACATTGACAGCAAGGAAACCGTCCTCACCCCATTTTTGAAAAAGAGCGAAGAAAAAAGGTCGGACAGCCGGTCCGATGGGAAACCGGCTCCGGCAAAGAAAAAGCCGCCCTCTCACGACGAACGGTGACGGAGGGCGGTTTCCTCATGACAGATGGAGGTGATTTGTTTGCAGGAAGAAATTGAAAACCGTTCCGTGACGCTCGTCATCAGCGGCGCGAAGCTCACGGGCCGGGTGCTCAAAGCGGTGATTGCCAAATATCTGGCCCACCGGAAGGAGAAGAAAAACGCGAAGGCCCGCGCCGGTCCCGTGGTTCCGCGCGGCAGGCAGACGGTCAAGCAGCTCGTCGGGCAGAACGTGGGCGTTTCCAATATGGAAATCACCGACAGTAACATCAAATCCTTTGACCGCGTGGCGCGGAAATACGGCGTGGACTACGCCGTCAAAAAGGACCGCAGCGTTTCGCCGCCGAAATATCTCGTCTTTTTCAAGGCGCGAGACGCCGACGCCCTCACCGCCGCTTTCACCGAGTTTACGGCGAAAACGGTGAACCGGGCGAAAAGGCCCTCCGTTCTCTCGCGGCTCCGGCAGTTTAAGGATCTGGTCAAGGCGAATACCGTTGACCGGGTGAGGCATAAGGAACAGGAGCGAGCGCGATGAGTGAGAAAACAAAAAAGTTGCTTCTGATGAACCTTCCGTACCTGTTTGTCGCTCTGTTTGCCACCAAGTTCGGACAGGCGTGGCGGCTGGCCGCAGGCGCGGACGCTTCCGGAAAGCTCCTGCACCTGATGGACGGCCTCACCGCCGCGTTTGTCTCTCCGCTGCCAAGCTTCCATCCAGCCGACCTCGGCGTGGGTGTTCTTCTCGCCGCCGCGCTCCGGCTGGCGGTTTACGTCAAGGGCCGGAACGCCAAGAAATTCCGCAAAAACGTGGAATACGGCTCGGCCCGCTGGGGCAAGGCCGAGGACATCAGGCCGTATATCGACCCGGTTTTTGAAAACAACGTCATTCTCACGCAGACGGAACGGCTCACCATGAACAGCCGTCCGAAGGACCCCAAAACATCCCGGAACAAAAACGTTCTGGTCGTCGGCGGTTCCGGTTCCGGCAAGACGCGGTTTTTCATCAAGCCGAACCTGATGCAGTGCGATTCCAAAGATTATCCGACGAGCTTCGTGGTCACAGACCCGAAGGGCAGCATCGTCGTGGAGTGCGGAAATCTCCTGCGGCGCAGGGGCTACCGTATCAAAATTCTCAATACCATCAACTTCAAAAAGTCGATGCGTTACAATCCCTTCGCGTACATTCACTCAGAAAAAGACATTTTGAAGCTGGTCACGGCGCTGATTGCCAACACCAAAGGAAACGGCAAATCCGGAGATGACTTCTGGGAAAAGGCAGAGACCCTCTTTTACACGGCTCTCATCGGCTACATCCATTACGAGGCCCCGGTCGAGGAACAGAATTTCGCCACACTGATCGAATTCATCAACGCCTCGGAGGTCCGAGAAGATGATGAGGAATTCAAGAATCCCGTGGATCTCATGTTTGAGGCGCTGGAAAAGGAAAATCCAAACCACTTCGCCGTCCGGCAATATAAAAAGTACAAGTTGGCGGCGGGCAAGACAGCAAAATCAATCCTTATTTCCTGCGGCGCAAGAATGGCCCCCTTCGACATTCAGGAGCTTCGTGACCTGACGGCCTATGACGAGTTGGAGCTGGACACGCTGGGCGACCGAAAAACCGCCCTGTTCATCATCATTTCAGATACGGACGACACCTTTAATTTTTTAGTTTCGATGGCCTATACGCAGCTTTTCAATCTGCTGTGCGAAAAGGCCGACGACGTGTACGGCGGGCGCTTGCCTGTCCACGTCCGGTGCCTGCTTGACGAATTTGCCAACATCGGACAGATCCCCAAGTTTGAGAAGCTGATTGCCACCATCCGCAGCCGTGAGATCTCGGCCTGCCTTGTTTTGCAGGCGCAGAGCCAGCTCAAGGCTCTGTACAAAGACAACGCCGACACGATCATCGGCAACTGCGACAGCGCCATCTTCCTCGGCGGTAAGGAACGCACGACCTTGAAGGAACTGACGGAATCGCTTGGAAAAGAGACGATCGACACCTATAACACCGGCGAAAGCCGGGGCCGCGAGGTTTCTCACAGCCTCAATTATCAGAAATTGGGGAAGGATTTAGCTTCGGTCGATGAGCTGTCTATCCTCGACGGCGGCAAGTGCATTCTCCAGCTTCGCGGCGTTCGCCCCTTCCTTTCGGACAAGTACGACATCACAAAGCACCCAAATTACAAGTACCTGTCTGACTATGACCACCGCAACGCTTTTCCTATCGAAAAATTCCTGTCCACCAAATTAAAACCGAAACCGGACGATGTGTTCAGCACATATTTCGTTGACCTCTCCGGGGACCCCAAAGCCGCAAAATAGCGGCTTTTTTCATATTCAAAATCTAAATTGGAGGTAGTATTATGAGTTTCTTTCATTCCGCAATCGGCGTTCTCCAGACCCTCGTAATCGCCCTCGGCGCGGGCCTTGCCATTTGGGGCGCGATTAACCTTCTGGAAGGTTACGGCAACGATAATCCGGGAGCAAAATCGCAAGGCATTAAACAGCTCATGGCGGGCGGCGGCGTGGCCCTGATCGGCATTACGCTGGTTCCGCTGCTCTCCAACCTTTTCGGCTAATGCCGACGCGAAAACACTCCGCGCCCCCATTCACGGGGGCGCGGGAAAGGAGGTGATGCCGCTTGGATTTCATCAAGCAGCAGATTACCGAATGGCTGAAAGAAATACTGGTCGGCGGCATCATGAACAACCTGTCGGGCATGTTCGACAACGTGAACAGTCAGGTCGGGCAGATCGCCTCTCAGGTAGGGACGACGCCGCAGGCATGGAACACCGGCATTTACAACATGATTCACACCCTGTCTGAAAATGTTATGATGCCCATCGCGGGCCTCATTCTCGCGTTCGTCATGACACTGGAGCTGATTCAGATCATCACCGACAAAAACAATTTTCACGACATCGAAAGCGCCGTTTTCTTCCGTTGGATTTTCAAAACGGCCTGCGCCATCCTCATCGTGACCAACACATGGAACATCGTCATGGGCGTGTTCGACGTGGCACAGAGCGTAGTCAACAGTGCGGCGGGAATCATCGTTTCCGATACGTCCATCGACATCAGTTCCGTCACGGCGAACCTTCAGACGCGGCTCATGGCAATGGATCTCGGTCCCCTGTTCGGCTTGTGGTTTCAGAGCATTTTTGTGGGCTTTACCATGTGGGCGCTCACGATCTGCATTTTCATCATCGTGTACGGGAGGATGATCGAGATCTATTTAGCCACTTCCATCGCGCCGATCCCGATGGCGACGATGCTGAACCGGGAATCGGGCGGCATGGGCCAAAACTATCTGCGCTCCCTGTTCGCACTGGGATTTCAGGGCTTTCTCATCATCGTCTGCGTGGCGATTTACGCCGTTTTGGTAAAAAGCATCAGCGTGAGCACGGACGTCAGCAAGGCAATCTGGACTTGCATGGGCTATACGGTGCTGCTGTGTTTTACGCTCTTCAAGACCGGAAGCCTCGCAAAATCAATTTTTAACGCGCATTGACGGAGGTGATATTTCAATGCAGGACAAATTACAGGAGCTTTTTGACCGGCTGGACGCCAACCTTGAAGATTTTCGGAAAACGTGGGAATCCAGCGATAAGGCAAAGCTGATCGACGGCTCCCGCGAGATCACCGCGATTAAGGACGCCCATTATTATCTGACCGAAAGCCACGGCTTTGAACCGGAGGAAATCGACTATCTTCTCCTGTTTGAGAACCCTTTACAGGTTGTCGCGGACAAGTGGCTGGAACGCACGGAAGATCTGAGCGATTTCAGCTTCGCGCTCGACGAGGTGTTCGACAAGCAGGACGCGATCAGGGACTACGAACGGAAGGAAAAGCCGTCCATTCTGGAACAGCTTCATCATACCGCTGAGACTGCCGGGAAAGCCGCGCGCCCGACAAAAGAACAGGAGGCGCGATAAATGGCTTATGTTCCCGTCCCCAAGGACCTGACCGCCGTGAAAACGAAGGTTCTGCTCAATTTAACAAAACGGCAGCTTGTCTGTTTCAGCGGCGGCGCGCTTGTGGGCGTACCGCTTTTCTTTTTGCTCAAGGGGCCTGCGGGGTTCAGTGCCGGAGCCGCTTCTCTCTGCATGGTTCTCGTCATGCTGCCGTTTTTCCTGACGGCGGTGTATGAGAAAAACGGCCTGCCGATGGAAAAAATCGTCCGCAACATTGCCCGGGTGCTGTTTCTCCGGCCAAAGCAGCGCCCGTATCAGACCAACAATTTTTACGCCGTGCTCGCGCGGCAAAGTAAACTCGACAAGGAGGTGTATCGGATTGTCGGTAAAAAAGCAAAAACCGGCCATGAATCGGTCATTGTCCCGCGCCGAGAGGCGTCAGATCGAAGCCGCTGTCGCAAGAGCTCGGCAGACCGATAAGAAAAAGCAGTCGGCGCAGGACAGCATTCCGTTTCAGCGGATGTTCCCGGATGGCATCTGCCGCGTAACCGACAGCTATTACACGAAAACCGTTCAGTTTCAGGACATCAACTATCAGCTCAACCAGAACGAGGACAAAACCGCCATTTTCGAGGGCTGGTGCGATTTTCTCAACTATTTCGACAGCTCCATTAAATTTCAGCTCTCGTTCCTGAATCTCTCCGCGACGCGGGACAGCTTTGCGAGAAGCGTCACTATCCCGCCGCAGGGCGACGATTTCGACAGCCTGCGCTCGGAGTACACGGATATGCTCCGGAATCAGCTTGCCAAAGGCAACAACGGCCTCATCAAAACCAAGTACCTGACCTTCGGTATCGAGGCGGACAGCCTGAAAGCGGCCAAACCCCGGCTGGAACGCGTCGAGATCGATATTCTCAATAACTTCAAACATCTCGGCGTAACAGCCGCATCTCTGAACGGTGCCGACCGTCTGCGACTTCTGCACGACATCTTCCATATGGATGCGCCGGAGCCGTTCCGTTTTTCGTGGGACTGGCTGGCCCCTTCCGGCCTGTCCGTCAAAGATTTCATCTCCCCCAGCTCGTTTGAGTTCAAAAGCGGCAGCATGTTCGGTATGGGGCATCAGGTTGGGGCGGTATCGTTCCTGCAAATTCTCGCGCCGGAGCTAAACGACCGGATGCTGGCTGATTTTCTCGATATGGAATCCAGTCTCATCGTCACCATGCACATCCAATCCATCGACCAGGTGAACGCCATCAAGACGGTGAAACGAAAAATCACAGATTTGGATTCCATGAAGATTCAGGAGCAGAAAAAAGCCATCCGTTCCGGGTACGACATGGACATCATCCCCTCCGACCTCGCTACCTACGGCGAGGAAGCGAAGAAGTTGTTGCAGGATTTGCAGAGCCGCAACGAGCGCATGTTCCTCGTGACTTTTCTCGTTCTCAACGTGGCCGAGAACCGGCAGCGGCTGGACAACAACGTGTTTCAGGCAAGTTCCCTCGCGCAGAAATACAACTGTGCGCTGACCCGCCTTGACTTCCGGCAGGAGGAAGGGCTGATGTCCTCGCTTCCGCTTGGGTACAACCAAGTAGAGATTCAGCGGGGCCTGACCACGTCGAGCACCGCTATTTTTATTCCCTTTACCACGCAGGAGCTGTTCCAGACCGGGCGCGAGGCGCTGTACTGCGGGCTGAACGCGCTCTCCAACAACCTCATCATGGTGGATCGGAAGCTGCTGAAAAACCCGAACGGCTTGATTCTCGGCACACCGGGCGCGGGCAAGTCCTTTGCTGCCAAGCGCGAAATCGTCAACGTATTTCTCGTCACAAACGATGACATCATCGTCTGCGACCCGGAGGCCGAATACGGCCCGCTGATCGAACGCCTGCACGGGCAAATCATCAAAATATCGCCCACGTCTGCTGATTATATCAACCCGATGGACATCAACCTCAACTATTCCGAGGAAGAAAACCCTCTGTCGCTCAAGTCCGATTTCATCCTGTCACTCTGCGAGCTGATCGTCGGCGGCAAAGAGGGCCTGCAGCCGGTGGAAAAGACGGTCATCGACCGCTGCGTGAGGCTGGTGTACCGGGATTACCTCAGTGACCCGCGCCCGGAAAACATGCCTATTCTGGAGGATTTGTACAGCGAGCTGCGGCGGCAGGGCGAAAAGGAAGCGCAGTACGTTGCCACGGCGCTGGAAATCTACGTCACCGGCTCCCTCAACGTGTTCAACCACCGCACGACCGTCAATGTGAGAAACCGCGTCGTCAGCTACGACATCCGGGAGCTGGGCAAACAGCTCAAAAAAATCGGGATGCTCATCGTGCAGGATCAGGTCTGGAACCGCGTTACCGTCAACCGCGCCGTGGGAAAATCCACCCGCTACTATATTGACGAGTTCCATCTGCTCTTAAAAGAAGAACAGACCGCAGCCTATTCCGTGGAGATTTGGAAGCGGTTCCGCAAGTGGGGCGGCATTCCAACCGGGATCACACAGAACATCAAAGACTTGCTTTCTTCCCGCGAAATTGAGAACATCTTTGAAAATTCAGATTACATTTACATGCTCAATCAGGCTTCCGGCGACCGCCAGATTCTTGCCAAACAGCTCGGCATTTCGCCGCACCAGCTTTCTTACGTCACCCATTCCGGCGAGGGCGAAGGGCTGCTGTTTTACGGCAACGTCATTCTGCCGTTTGTGGATCATTTTCCGAAGGACACGGAGCTGTACCGCATCATGACTACCAAGCCGCAGGAAGTGGCAGCAACATGAGCGCCCATTTCCTGCGGGATAGGAGGTGACGGCGATGGAAAAACGAGCGCCCCGCCTGCAATTCACGGATGATGAACGGACCGACCCTGTATTAAAAAAATCTGTCCACAGGACGCAGAAAGCGGCGGTAAAAGCTGACCGCGCACAGGCAAAAATACCGAAAAAGAAAGTCCTTCGCAAGCAGCGCACCTTTGATAAACCTACGGGTAAAACGAAGGGGCGCTTATATTTTGAGGAAGCGGACAAAAAGAAGCCGTCGAAACTCACCCATGCCGTTCGGGACGCACCCGGAAACGCTGTTTTGATGCGGTTTCACCGGGAAATCCGGCAGTCCGAGGACGAAAATGTGGGCGTGGAGGCCGCGCACAAAAGTGAGGAAGCCGCCGAGACGGGCGGGCGTTTGGTTCGCAGTGCCCACCGTTCCCACAAGCTGAAACCTTACCGAAAATCGGCCAAAGCGGAAAAGCGGCTTGACCGCGCCAACCTCGGTTATTTGCAGAAAAAGGCCGGGCGGGACAATCCGCAGCCCTCCGGCAATTCTTTGGCCCATTGGCGGCAGAAGCGGGCCGTCAAAAAGCAGTATGCCGCCGCGAAACGGGCTGGGCAGTTCACGGGTTCCGCCGGAAAAGCCGCCGAAAACACCGCAAAAGTGGGAAAGACGGCGGCGCGGGAGAGCAAGCGGGCGGCGGCTTTTGTCGCACGACACCGGAACGGTTTTCTGATCGCCGCAGGCGTCTTTCTGGTGCTGGTCTTGCTTCTGAATGTCCTATCCTCCAGTTCGGTTCTGCTGGAAGGGGCGCTGTCCGGCGTTACCATGTCCACCTATCCTTCCACGGACGACGCCATGCTCGGTGCGGAAGCCGCTTACGCCCAAAAGGAAGCGGACCTTCAAAACGAGATCGACCATTATCAGGAGCAGCACCCCGGCTATAATGAATATCATTACAGTCTCGATAAAATCGGCCACGATCCCTATGTGCTGATTTCCATCCTGACCGCGTGGCACGGCGGCGAATGGACGCTGGATGAAGTCCGGGACACGCTTTCCGTGCTGTTCTCAAAAGAATACCAACTGACGCAGACTGTGGAGGCGGAAACCAGAACCCGCACGGAAACGGATACGGTGACGGACCCGGACGGTACGACCCACACCGAAACCCGGCAGGTTCCCTATGCCTACACCATCTGCAATGTGAAGCTCCACAACGAGGATTTGTCCCATCTTCCCATTTCCATTATGAACGAAGACCAGGTCGGCGTGTACTCGATGTACATGTCCACTCTCGGCAACCGGCCAGATCTGTTTCCCTCGTCGGCCTACCCGAACGCATCCACTGTCAAAAAGCCAACGGAGTACGACATTCCCCCGGAGGAAATGACGGACGCGCGGTTCGCCGCCATGATGACGGAGGCGAAAAAATACATCGGCTATCCTTACGTTTGGGGCGGCAACAGCCCGAAAACCTCATTTGACTGTTCCGGCTACGTGTCGTGGGTGATCAATCACAGCGGATGGAACGTGGGACGGCTGGGGGCGCAGGGTCTCTGCAACATCTGCACTCCGGTTTCTCCATCCGACGCCAAACCGGGCGACCTTGTTTTCTTTGAACACACCTACGACACCGACGGCGTGTCCCATGTGGGCATCTACGTCGGCAACGGCATGATGCTCGCGGCTGGGGACCCCATCGGCTACTCGAACCTCGACACAAGCTACTGGCAGAGCCATTTTTACACGTTTGGGCGTTTACCGAACCCATAACAGATTGGAGGAATTACTGTGAATCCGAAATTCAAGAAAATCGACGCTGAGTATGAAAAAAACGTGGCGAAAATCTCCGCGCTGCAAGATCGGCAGAAGGAACTGGAAAAGCAGCGCCGGGAGCTGGAAAATCTCGATATTGTCGGCCTTGTTCGGGGCATGGGCATGACGGCGGAGGAACTGGCCGCGCTCATGAAAGCGCCCCGCGAGAACCGGCCCGTATCCGATCAGAACAAACAGGAGGAAAATATTCATGAAGAAATCTAAAATCCGCGTATTGGTCTGCCTGATAGCCGCCGTGTCCTGTACGGCGGCTTTTTCCGTCAATGCCCTCGCCTACAGCACAGGGGCGACCTCTCCGACTTTGAGCAGTTCCAGCGCCGCGCAGAGCGGCACCGCTTCGTCGTCGGCGTCGTCCGCAACGTCGTCTGAAACATCTCTCAAACCTCTGACGCCGGACGGGACCGGGACGGTGATCGACAACGTGACCAACGAGGACGGCAAGGAGTTTTTCACCGTCACCACGCCGAGCAAGCACGTCTTTTATCTGATTATCGACCGGCAGAAAAACGCCGAGAATGTCTATTTTCTCGACGCCGTTACAGACAAGGATCTGCTTGCGCTGGCAAAGAGCGACAACGAGGATGTTTCCGGTTCTTCCTCGTCTAAGACCGCTTCCACACCGGAAACATCCTCCGCGCCGACCGCATCAACGCCCACAGCTTCATCCGTTTCCCGGCCGGAAAAGCAGGACAGCAGCGCCGGAATTGCGGCGGTTGTCGTGCTTGCGGCCGTTCTCGTCGGCGCGGCGGTCTGGTTCTTCAAATTCCGTAAGCCGGGTAAAAAGGACAAAAGCAGGCCCGACCCGGACGATTATGACTACACCGAGGACGGGGATGAGGAATCTGAGCCGGATGATGAACCGAAAGCTCCTGACGAGGAAGCAACGCAAAAAGACGGTTCCGAATCATCCGACGGTGAAACGGAGCGTGAGGACGAATGACCTTTTTCACCGACAGCCCTTTCGAGCGGATGATGGTACAGAAACCGCAATACAGGCGGGAGGAACGGCCTCCCGCCCCGCTGAAAGGCCGTCCTGACCATCCCCGCGACTGTTATCGCGACCTTATCATCACGCCGAAACGAAAGGAGATTGAAAATGCGGCTTGTAATCAGTGAAAAGCCATCGGTTGCCCAAAGTATCGCCGCCGTGATCGGCGCGAAGCAGCGCGGTGACGGGTATTTAGAGGGCGGCGGCTACCTCGTTTCATGGTGTCTCGGTCATCTCGCGGAACTGGCAAGTGCCGACGCCTATGATGAAAAATACGTCAAATGGCGGCGCGAGGACCTACCCATCTTACCGGATAACTGGCGGTTCACCGTAAGCGGGGACAAACAAAAGCAGTTTGCTATTCTCCGCGCCCTGATGCGCCGCGACGATGTGGATGAAGTCGTCAACGCCTGCGACGCCGGGCGTGAGGGTGAGCTGATCTTCCGCACCGTGTACGACATGTCCGGCTGCTCCAAACCAATGAAACGGCTCTGGATTTCCTCGATGGAGGACGAGGCCATCCGTCAGGGCTTTACCAATCTAAAAACAGGCCGGGATTACGACGGTCTGCATCAGTCCGCGCTCTGCCGATCCAAGGCCGACTGGCTGGTGGGCATTAACGCGACGCGCCTGTTTTCGGTTTTATATCACCGCACTCTTAACGTCGGGCGCGTCATGTCTCCGACGCTGGCGCTCATCGTGCAGCGGGAAGCGGAGATTTCCGCGTTTCAGCCGGAACCGTTTTATACGGTCAATCTCGATTGCGGCGGTTTCACCGCAACCGGCGATAAGCTGAAAGCAAAGCCGGAGGCCGAGGCCGTTGCCGCCGCCTGCAAAGGCAAAACGGTTACCGTCAGGGCCGTGAATCGGAAAGAAAAATCCGAAAAGGCTCCCGCGCTCTATGACCTGACCACCCTCCAGCGCGACGCCAACCGAATTTTAGAATATACGGCTCAGCAGACGCTCGACTATCTGCAATCGCTCTATGAAAAGAAGCTCTGTACCTACCCCCGCACCGACAGCCGGTTCCTGACCGACGATATGGAAGGAACCGTCCCGGCACTTGTTTCCGTCGCCGCTGGTATTTGCGGCGCTGACGCGCCCGAAAGCCTCAACGCCGGTCACGTCTGTGACAGCGCGAAGGTCAGCGACCATCACGCCGTCGTTCCCACCTCCGTCGCGGGCAAAGCGGATGTTTCCGCGCTGCCTGCCGGGGAGCATGAAATCCTACGGCTTGTTTCCCGGCAGCTTCTCTGCGCTGTCAGTGAGCCGCACCAATACGCCGAAACCGCCGTCACTCTGGACTGCGCCGGGTATGGCTTTGTCGCCAAGGGCAAGACGATCCTCGTTTCCGGCTGGAAAACCTATTTGCAGGAACAGGCCGACAAGCCTTTGCCGGAACTGGCAGAGGGGCAGGACATCGCTGTTCCCTCTGTTTCCATCAAAGAGGGCAAAAGCTCGCCGCCCAAGCACTATACGGAGGATACCATCCTTTCCGCGATGGAGACGGCGGGTGCGAAAGAGATGCCTGATGATGCGGAAAGAAAAGGTTTGGGCACCCCCGCCACACGCGCGGCCATTCTGGAAAAGCTCGTTACTACCGGATTCGTGGAACGGAAAAAGGCCAAGAAAACCGTCAACCTCATCCCGTCACAGGTCGGCGTATCGCTTGTTACCGTTCTGCCGGAACAGCTTCAATCCCCGCTGCTGACCGCCGAATGGGAAAATCGGCTCAAACAGGTGGAGCGCGGAAAACTG
Proteins encoded in this window:
- a CDS encoding DUF4315 family protein; its protein translation is MNPKFKKIDAEYEKNVAKISALQDRQKELEKQRRELENLDIVGLVRGMGMTAEELAALMKAPRENRPVSDQNKQEENIHEEI
- a CDS encoding DUF4366 domain-containing protein — encoded protein: MIDNVTNEDGKEFFTVTTPSKHVFYLIIDRQKNAENVYFLDAVTDKDLLALAKSDNEDVSGSSSSKTASTPETSSAPTASTPTASSVSRPEKQDSSAGIAAVVVLAAVLVGAAVWFFKFRKPGKKDKSRPDPDDYDYTEDGDEESEPDDEPKAPDEEATQKDGSESSDGETEREDE
- a CDS encoding NlpC/P60 family protein, translated to MEKRAPRLQFTDDERTDPVLKKSVHRTQKAAVKADRAQAKIPKKKVLRKQRTFDKPTGKTKGRLYFEEADKKKPSKLTHAVRDAPGNAVLMRFHREIRQSEDENVGVEAAHKSEEAAETGGRLVRSAHRSHKLKPYRKSAKAEKRLDRANLGYLQKKAGRDNPQPSGNSLAHWRQKRAVKKQYAAAKRAGQFTGSAGKAAENTAKVGKTAARESKRAAAFVARHRNGFLIAAGVFLVLVLLLNVLSSSSVLLEGALSGVTMSTYPSTDDAMLGAEAAYAQKEADLQNEIDHYQEQHPGYNEYHYSLDKIGHDPYVLISILTAWHGGEWTLDEVRDTLSVLFSKEYQLTQTVEAETRTRTETDTVTDPDGTTHTETRQVPYAYTICNVKLHNEDLSHLPISIMNEDQVGVYSMYMSTLGNRPDLFPSSAYPNASTVKKPTEYDIPPEEMTDARFAAMMTEAKKYIGYPYVWGGNSPKTSFDCSGYVSWVINHSGWNVGRLGAQGLCNICTPVSPSDAKPGDLVFFEHTYDTDGVSHVGIYVGNGMMLAAGDPIGYSNLDTSYWQSHFYTFGRLPNP
- a CDS encoding DNA topoisomerase 3 — protein: MRLVISEKPSVAQSIAAVIGAKQRGDGYLEGGGYLVSWCLGHLAELASADAYDEKYVKWRREDLPILPDNWRFTVSGDKQKQFAILRALMRRDDVDEVVNACDAGREGELIFRTVYDMSGCSKPMKRLWISSMEDEAIRQGFTNLKTGRDYDGLHQSALCRSKADWLVGINATRLFSVLYHRTLNVGRVMSPTLALIVQREAEISAFQPEPFYTVNLDCGGFTATGDKLKAKPEAEAVAAACKGKTVTVRAVNRKEKSEKAPALYDLTTLQRDANRILEYTAQQTLDYLQSLYEKKLCTYPRTDSRFLTDDMEGTVPALVSVAAGICGADAPESLNAGHVCDSAKVSDHHAVVPTSVAGKADVSALPAGEHEILRLVSRQLLCAVSEPHQYAETAVTLDCAGYGFVAKGKTILVSGWKTYLQEQADKPLPELAEGQDIAVPSVSIKEGKSSPPKHYTEDTILSAMETAGAKEMPDDAERKGLGTPATRAAILEKLVTTGFVERKKAKKTVNLIPSQVGVSLVTVLPEQLQSPLLTAEWENRLKQVERGKLEPDAFMNGISSMLRELIKTYTPVKGAEVLFPSGREMVGRCPRCDGSVTESKKGFFCENDGCRFGLWKDNRFFAAKKKTLTKSVAAALLKDGRVRLTGCYSEKTGKTYDATVILEDTGERVNFKLEFDSGTKKRGGS